One window from the genome of Acidihalobacter ferrooxydans encodes:
- a CDS encoding UTRA domain-containing protein, with protein MAGYQDAAARIAARIASGMLMPGMQLGSERQLSEELAVSRLTLRAALTKLEADGLIYGMSRRGWFVSPPRFVYELDRRANYMLMAAAQGRAARIELLDAGRAPEKHVPACMREQATTRAFHLRRVRQLDGRPVMFETIHLSAAAVPDLLAHNLSDSITALLADEYRIEIDREETSVRSSLLDPEQSVALAVAPATHSVLIERKRFACGQLVEFDSEHWLPGAIEIRLNAKLR; from the coding sequence ATGGCGGGTTATCAGGATGCAGCCGCGCGCATTGCCGCGCGTATCGCCTCCGGCATGCTGATGCCCGGGATGCAGCTCGGTTCCGAACGCCAGCTCAGCGAAGAACTGGCGGTTTCCCGCCTCACGCTACGCGCAGCACTGACCAAGCTGGAGGCGGACGGACTGATCTACGGTATGAGCCGGCGCGGCTGGTTTGTCAGCCCGCCGCGCTTCGTGTACGAACTCGACCGCCGTGCCAATTACATGTTGATGGCCGCGGCGCAGGGGCGCGCTGCGCGCATCGAACTGCTCGACGCGGGCCGCGCGCCCGAGAAGCATGTCCCCGCCTGCATGCGCGAACAGGCGACGACCCGCGCTTTTCATCTGCGGCGCGTGCGCCAACTCGATGGCCGTCCTGTGATGTTCGAGACGATCCATCTGTCGGCCGCCGCCGTGCCGGATTTGCTGGCGCATAATCTGTCGGATTCGATCACCGCCTTGCTGGCCGACGAGTACCGTATCGAGATCGACCGCGAAGAAACCAGCGTACGCTCGTCCTTGCTCGACCCGGAACAGTCCGTGGCCCTGGCCGTTGCGCCGGCCACCCACAGCGTACTGATCGAGCGAAAGCGTTTTGCCTGCGGCCAGTTGGTCGAATTCGACAGTGAACATTGGCTGCCCGGTGCGATCGAAATCCGATTGAACGCCAAACTCCGATAA
- the fabG gene encoding 3-oxoacyl-ACP reductase FabG translates to MINSRTVLVTGATLGIGKGIANVFAKNGYNVVLSARNAAHGAQAEQDIKAASGNEKVLFVAGDVTRFESMRQVVATAVATFGGLDVLCANAGMFPSAKLDAMTEQEWDDIFAVNVKGMLFSVQAALDALRQSPAGRVVITSSITGPVTGFPGWAHYGSTKAAQLGFMRTAAIELARDGITVNAVLPGNIYTEGLQGMGDAYLDSMKASIPMKRLGDVEDIGYAALFFAQETSGYVTGQSLIVDGGQILPETLEAVDA, encoded by the coding sequence ATGATCAATTCCCGCACCGTCCTGGTGACGGGCGCGACGCTTGGCATCGGCAAAGGCATTGCCAACGTGTTCGCCAAGAACGGCTACAACGTGGTCCTCTCAGCGCGCAATGCGGCGCACGGCGCTCAGGCCGAGCAGGACATCAAGGCCGCCTCTGGCAACGAAAAGGTATTGTTCGTCGCCGGTGACGTGACCCGTTTTGAATCGATGCGGCAGGTCGTCGCTACGGCGGTGGCGACCTTCGGCGGTCTGGACGTGTTGTGCGCCAATGCGGGTATGTTTCCCTCGGCCAAGCTGGATGCGATGACCGAGCAGGAGTGGGACGACATCTTCGCGGTCAATGTGAAGGGCATGCTGTTCAGCGTGCAGGCCGCGCTCGACGCGCTGCGCCAGAGCCCGGCCGGGCGCGTGGTCATCACCTCGTCGATCACCGGGCCGGTGACGGGTTTTCCCGGCTGGGCGCACTACGGCAGCACCAAAGCCGCTCAGCTTGGTTTCATGCGCACTGCGGCGATCGAACTGGCGCGCGATGGCATCACGGTCAACGCCGTACTCCCGGGCAACATCTACACCGAAGGCCTGCAGGGAATGGGCGATGCCTATCTCGACAGCATGAAGGCCTCGATCCCGATGAAACGCTTGGGCGATGTCGAGGACATTGGCTATGCCGCCCTGTTCTTCGCCCAAGAGACGTCCGGTTACGTCACCGGGCAGTCGCTGATCGTGGACGGTGGCCAAATTTTGCCGGAAACCCTGGAGGCAGTGGACGCCTGA
- a CDS encoding aspartate aminotransferase family protein, which yields MMLETSMANSVAAPGSAIERSARKQDILDKSIQYWNPGKTRFWQSVGIDLVIGKREGYCLYDMDGKRLIDVHLNGGTYNLGHRNPELVQTLADALREFDIGNHHFPSIARAELAEKLVRYSPDGLDHVIYASGGGEAIDIALKSARYATGKRKIVSLEKCYHGHTGLAVATGDPRFSQMFLSEGRADDFVKVPFNDLTAMEAALASGDVAAVIIESIPATYGFPLPQPGYLQGVRELCTRHGALYVADEVQTGLGRTGSLWCVDTYGVTPDLLVTSKGLSGGLYPIGAVLVNARAGGWMDEDGFGHMSTFGGAELGCRVASAVLDISMRPEVVENVRRMSTYFNEQLQGIQAESGGFLTEIRQAGLVMGLGFDHPQGAVFVSSALYRNGVWAIFSSLDPRVLQFKPGMLIDQPLADEVLDILRRSVHEAKAAIPV from the coding sequence ATGATGCTAGAAACTTCGATGGCGAACAGTGTCGCCGCACCAGGCAGCGCAATAGAACGCAGCGCCCGCAAGCAGGACATTCTCGACAAATCGATCCAGTACTGGAACCCGGGCAAAACCCGCTTCTGGCAGTCGGTGGGCATTGATCTGGTGATAGGCAAGCGCGAGGGCTACTGCCTATACGACATGGATGGAAAGCGGTTGATCGATGTGCATCTCAACGGCGGCACCTACAACCTCGGCCATCGCAATCCCGAGCTTGTGCAGACGCTGGCTGATGCGCTGCGGGAGTTCGATATTGGCAACCATCATTTCCCGTCGATCGCCAGAGCCGAATTGGCCGAGAAGCTGGTGCGATATTCGCCGGACGGGCTGGACCATGTGATCTATGCCAGTGGCGGCGGCGAGGCGATCGACATTGCACTCAAATCGGCGCGTTACGCAACCGGCAAACGCAAGATCGTTTCGTTGGAGAAGTGTTACCACGGCCATACGGGGCTGGCGGTAGCCACCGGCGACCCGCGATTTTCGCAGATGTTCCTTTCCGAAGGGCGGGCGGACGATTTCGTCAAGGTGCCATTCAACGATCTTACGGCAATGGAGGCCGCTCTCGCGAGCGGCGACGTGGCAGCGGTGATTATCGAGAGCATTCCGGCGACCTACGGTTTCCCGCTGCCGCAGCCTGGCTATCTGCAAGGCGTGCGCGAACTGTGTACCCGCCACGGCGCGTTGTACGTTGCTGACGAAGTGCAGACCGGGCTGGGGCGCACGGGTAGCCTGTGGTGCGTCGACACCTATGGTGTTACGCCCGACTTGCTGGTGACCTCCAAGGGCCTGAGCGGCGGGCTGTATCCGATCGGTGCGGTGCTGGTGAACGCGCGCGCCGGGGGCTGGATGGACGAGGACGGTTTCGGTCATATGTCCACCTTTGGCGGCGCGGAACTGGGCTGCCGTGTGGCCTCGGCAGTGCTGGACATTTCGATGCGGCCCGAAGTGGTCGAGAACGTGCGTCGAATGAGTACCTATTTCAACGAGCAATTGCAGGGTATCCAGGCCGAAAGCGGCGGTTTTCTCACTGAAATCCGCCAGGCCGGGCTGGTCATGGGCCTGGGCTTCGACCATCCGCAGGGCGCCGTGTTCGTCAGCAGCGCGCTGTACCGCAACGGTGTGTGGGCAATTTTTTCCAGCCTCGATCCGCGCGTACTGCAGTTCAAACCGGGCATGCTGATCGACCAGCCGCTGGCCGACGAAGTGCTCGACATTCTGCGTCGCAGCGTACACGAAGCCAAGGCGGCGATTCCGGTATGA
- a CDS encoding phosphotransferase enzyme family protein translates to MTTMLHRASPVSDDDLASIDAAVPGNLWRWGFSEAARARLLNHSENTTYRIDEGDRRCILRVHRVGYHTPQAIATELEWLAAIDRDTDIPIAMPIPGANGGFIQPFDTRQGVQRYAVLFEFLDGEEPNESHDLPVSFQQLGAITAQLHAHSREWPHDGRRLLRPVWDFEHTLGANPIWGDYRHGTGVTPAIADHIGQGAARLRRRLERYGAGPERFGLIHADLRLANLLLTQDGRVGVIDFDDCGYGWFMYDLGSALSFIEHKLYVPELIEAWVRGYESVRALADADLDMLSSFVLLRRIVLLGWLGSHRETELARQIGQDYAPQTCELVSRYLFAESVF, encoded by the coding sequence ATGACCACCATGCTACACCGGGCGTCACCCGTCTCGGACGACGATCTGGCGTCGATCGACGCCGCCGTGCCGGGCAATTTATGGCGCTGGGGATTTTCCGAAGCCGCGCGAGCGCGGCTACTCAATCACTCGGAAAATACCACCTATCGGATCGACGAGGGTGACCGGCGCTGCATCCTGCGCGTACACCGCGTCGGCTACCATACGCCGCAGGCGATAGCCACCGAGCTCGAATGGCTGGCGGCGATCGACCGCGATACCGATATTCCGATTGCGATGCCGATTCCGGGGGCGAACGGTGGGTTTATCCAGCCGTTCGATACTCGGCAGGGGGTGCAACGCTACGCCGTGCTGTTCGAATTTCTCGATGGCGAGGAGCCGAACGAGTCGCACGATCTGCCGGTTTCGTTCCAACAGCTTGGCGCGATCACTGCGCAGTTGCATGCGCACAGCCGCGAGTGGCCGCATGACGGCCGTCGTTTGCTGCGGCCAGTCTGGGACTTCGAGCATACCCTGGGCGCCAATCCAATCTGGGGTGATTACCGGCACGGTACCGGCGTGACACCGGCTATCGCCGATCATATCGGGCAGGGCGCTGCCCGCCTGCGCCGTCGACTAGAGCGTTACGGCGCCGGTCCCGAGCGCTTCGGGTTGATCCATGCCGATCTGCGATTGGCTAACCTGCTGCTGACGCAGGATGGTCGGGTTGGTGTCATCGATTTCGACGACTGCGGATACGGCTGGTTCATGTACGACCTCGGTAGCGCGCTGAGTTTTATCGAGCACAAGCTCTACGTGCCGGAACTGATCGAAGCCTGGGTGCGCGGTTACGAAAGCGTGCGAGCGCTTGCGGATGCGGATCTAGACATGCTGTCGAGCTTCGTTCTACTGCGCCGCATCGTGCTGCTCGGTTGGCTGGGTTCACACCGCGAAACCGAACTTGCCAGACAGATCGGGCAAGACTACGCGCCACAGACTTGCGAGCTGGTGAGCCGTTACCTGTTCGCGGAAAGCGTTTTTTGA
- a CDS encoding aldehyde dehydrogenase family protein, which produces MSARQKKSSDAVFRDRLFIGGRWVDAVGGGRLPVIDPATEETIHEVPAADAADVDRAVTAARGAFDGGWGGSSGACRAEYLRNIAAAIRARRDELARVEVRDNGKPLPEARWDIDDTADCFEYYAELAEELDGRQGEAVDVGTADFRSTVRYEPVGVVGQIIPWNYPMLMAAWKLAPALAAGATCVLKPSELTPLTALEYGAIAEEIGLPPGVLNVLTGTGADAGAPLSRHSDVDKLAFTGSVPTGMRVMTAAAQDIKNVSLELGGKSPFIVFEDADVEQAVEWIMFGIFWNQGEVCSATSRLLVHEDIAPALLARLKEEAERLPIGNGFDPGVLLGPLVSEGQYRKVRGFIEDGLIAGATVLTGGDRPVGLERGYFLQPTVFTDVREDMRIWREEIFGPVLCVKTFGNESEALRLAHATDYGLAAAVMSAGLERCERVAAALRAGIVWINCSQPTFTQAPWGGMKQSGIGRELGRWGLHNYLEVKQITRYQSARPWGWYLK; this is translated from the coding sequence ATGAGCGCACGTCAGAAAAAATCGTCCGACGCTGTCTTCAGGGACCGCCTGTTCATCGGGGGTCGCTGGGTCGATGCGGTCGGCGGCGGGCGCCTGCCGGTCATTGATCCGGCGACGGAAGAGACGATTCACGAGGTGCCGGCCGCGGATGCGGCGGATGTCGACCGTGCGGTGACCGCCGCGCGTGGGGCGTTCGATGGCGGATGGGGCGGGAGTAGCGGCGCCTGCCGCGCCGAATATCTGCGCAACATCGCCGCCGCGATCCGCGCGCGGCGCGACGAACTGGCGCGGGTCGAGGTGCGGGACAACGGCAAGCCGCTGCCAGAAGCGCGGTGGGACATCGATGACACCGCGGACTGTTTCGAATACTACGCCGAGCTGGCCGAGGAACTGGACGGGCGCCAGGGTGAGGCAGTGGATGTAGGTACAGCGGATTTTCGTTCGACGGTGCGCTACGAACCGGTCGGCGTGGTCGGGCAGATTATTCCCTGGAACTACCCGATGCTGATGGCGGCGTGGAAGCTCGCGCCGGCGCTGGCTGCGGGCGCCACCTGTGTGCTCAAGCCGTCCGAGCTGACGCCGCTGACCGCGCTGGAATACGGTGCTATTGCCGAAGAGATCGGGCTGCCGCCCGGCGTGCTGAACGTGCTGACCGGCACGGGCGCCGATGCCGGCGCGCCGCTATCGCGGCATTCTGATGTGGATAAGCTGGCGTTTACCGGCAGTGTGCCGACCGGGATGCGGGTCATGACTGCCGCAGCGCAGGATATCAAGAACGTCAGCCTGGAGCTGGGCGGCAAGTCGCCATTTATCGTGTTCGAGGACGCCGACGTCGAACAGGCTGTCGAATGGATCATGTTCGGCATTTTCTGGAATCAGGGCGAGGTGTGCAGCGCCACCTCGCGTCTGCTGGTGCATGAGGACATCGCCCCGGCCTTGTTGGCGCGTCTGAAGGAAGAGGCCGAGCGGCTGCCGATCGGCAATGGCTTCGATCCTGGTGTGTTGCTCGGGCCGCTGGTCAGTGAGGGCCAATATCGCAAAGTGCGGGGCTTCATCGAGGACGGTCTGATCGCGGGCGCGACTGTGCTCACTGGCGGCGACCGGCCCGTCGGGCTGGAGCGCGGCTACTTCCTGCAGCCGACGGTTTTCACCGACGTGCGCGAGGACATGCGCATCTGGCGCGAGGAGATTTTCGGCCCGGTGCTGTGCGTGAAAACCTTCGGCAACGAAAGCGAGGCGCTGCGCCTGGCGCACGCCACCGACTACGGTCTGGCGGCAGCAGTGATGTCCGCTGGTCTCGAACGGTGCGAACGCGTCGCCGCTGCACTGCGCGCTGGCATCGTATGGATCAACTGCTCACAGCCCACCTTCACCCAGGCGCCCTGGGGCGGCATGAAACAAAGCGGTATTGGCCGCGAGCTGGGCCGCTGGGGATTGCACAACTATCTGGAAGTAAAGCAGATCACGCGCTATCAAAGCGCCCGGCCGTGGGGTTGGTATCTCAAATGA
- a CDS encoding APC family permease, with the protein MSESKSTTPGLSATLGPVEAFGQSIANVSPTFTPTLNITVVVAFAGFLAWPSYLIATLGLFLVAWSMGTLARRHPTSGSFFLYIGRNFGPLSGMLAGAAMISAYLFTGIAVIIGAGIFLNNMLEAMGLAVHVPHYLFYAVFTAILGYFAYRDVKLSSRLALILEALSVVIITAVVIAAVVHHGTLIDPQQFSFNLADMSKVGPAMAFAIFSFVGFESAATLSKEIKDPSRSVPFIIRATPVVAGLFFAVIAYLMILASGDNVKLLGSSAAPLVDITRSLGVTWLAAVIYAAAFLAAFSCALASLNAASRLIYSMGRYRFVHSSMGAVHANHGTPHFALGVGAAVMLVVCEALVPAAPLNAFGWTGTYAAFGFVLVYLGVALAGVREAFQFGTTGTRKAVDSVLGIGGALIMAYVLYGSLYPAPAYPFNLLPYLFAASLLVVAGWYVVLKTRVPQVLAGISTMDLD; encoded by the coding sequence ATGAGTGAAAGTAAATCCACCACACCGGGCCTGAGCGCCACGCTGGGGCCGGTCGAAGCCTTCGGGCAGTCCATCGCCAACGTATCGCCCACCTTCACGCCGACACTAAACATTACGGTCGTCGTCGCTTTCGCCGGGTTTCTGGCGTGGCCGTCGTACCTGATCGCCACGCTGGGCCTGTTTCTGGTCGCCTGGAGTATGGGCACGCTGGCCCGGCGCCATCCGACGTCAGGTTCGTTTTTCCTGTACATCGGCCGTAACTTCGGTCCGCTGTCCGGCATGCTGGCCGGCGCGGCGATGATCTCTGCGTATCTGTTCACCGGTATTGCCGTCATCATCGGTGCGGGCATTTTCCTCAACAACATGCTTGAGGCCATGGGGCTGGCCGTGCACGTGCCGCATTACCTTTTCTACGCGGTGTTCACCGCCATTCTCGGCTACTTCGCCTACCGCGATGTCAAGCTGTCCTCGCGCCTGGCGCTGATCCTAGAAGCCCTGTCGGTAGTCATCATCACCGCCGTGGTCATCGCCGCCGTGGTGCATCACGGCACACTGATCGATCCGCAGCAGTTCTCCTTCAACCTCGCCGACATGAGCAAGGTCGGTCCGGCGATGGCCTTTGCAATCTTCTCCTTCGTCGGTTTCGAGAGTGCGGCCACCTTGTCCAAGGAAATCAAGGATCCCTCGCGCAGCGTGCCGTTTATCATCCGTGCCACGCCGGTGGTGGCCGGGCTGTTCTTCGCGGTCATTGCGTATCTGATGATTCTGGCTTCGGGCGACAACGTGAAACTGCTCGGTTCCAGCGCGGCGCCGCTGGTCGACATCACCCGTTCGCTGGGCGTCACCTGGCTGGCCGCGGTGATCTACGCCGCAGCCTTTCTGGCGGCCTTCTCCTGTGCGCTGGCCTCGCTCAATGCCGCCTCACGTCTGATCTACTCAATGGGCCGCTACCGCTTCGTGCACAGCTCGATGGGCGCGGTGCACGCCAATCACGGTACGCCGCACTTCGCACTCGGTGTCGGCGCGGCGGTCATGCTGGTGGTCTGCGAAGCACTGGTGCCGGCCGCCCCGCTGAACGCCTTCGGCTGGACCGGCACCTATGCCGCCTTCGGTTTCGTGCTGGTGTATCTGGGCGTGGCTCTGGCCGGCGTACGCGAGGCGTTCCAGTTCGGCACGACAGGCACGCGCAAGGCGGTGGACAGTGTGCTCGGCATCGGTGGCGCGCTGATCATGGCCTACGTGCTTTACGGCAGCCTCTACCCGGCGCCGGCCTATCCCTTCAACCTGCTGCCCTATCTGTTCGCCGCTTCATTGCTGGTCGTGGCGGGCTGGTACGTGGTGCTCAAGACCCGCGTGCCGCAGGTGTTGGCCGGCATCTCCACGATGGACCTCGACTGA
- a CDS encoding bifunctional protein-serine/threonine kinase/phosphatase encodes MMAEAEISIDAWASEESTASALDPTRHGGLAVAAGFASRQATQHALNEDFFGAVAGRGAAAGTRGSVWALADGMGGTRGGRVAAELAVRGFLEGYYQTPATLSPPRAAARALESVNRWLYAQGRTDPELRDMGAAFAALVLRGRQAYLIAAGDVRLYRLRGGHVQQIGEDHVVPTPQGWLLARAVGLERSLIVEAIEVDVEVHDRFLLCSDGAYRDLSVSRLRSLLAEADPQDAARSVVASAVLAGSRDDASAAVIDVLGLPELDVRYLERLIGSLPIESAPAAGATVDGYSLHSILHEGPYSRVFLATDAAGTRCVVKFPLPNAERDENIRRAFVREGWIAAHLRTPWSVAPLWDEAERRSRLYLVLPYLEGESLEQRLHRSVGLAEGLRIAGQLARAVDALNRHQVYHRDIKPDNVYLTAGGELRLLDLGLARLAGVLDPAPVDVPGTPSYMAPELVRGAPGDARSEVFAYAVTLYRMFAGGAFPYALRGRANLRRHRPDLPPAFDRIFAKALADDPEQRYQDVLEMDYELEYAAAHAPRTSSRDDRSLYARNPVLVWQLLSAALAAALLGMLLWH; translated from the coding sequence ATGATGGCGGAAGCGGAAATTTCGATTGACGCATGGGCGAGCGAGGAATCCACTGCTTCCGCGCTCGACCCGACTCGGCACGGCGGCCTGGCCGTTGCCGCCGGGTTTGCCTCGCGCCAGGCGACGCAGCACGCCCTGAACGAGGACTTTTTCGGCGCGGTGGCCGGCCGTGGCGCCGCAGCCGGCACGCGCGGCAGCGTCTGGGCGCTGGCCGACGGCATGGGTGGCACACGTGGCGGGCGCGTCGCTGCCGAACTGGCGGTGCGCGGTTTCCTCGAAGGCTATTACCAGACGCCGGCAACCCTGAGCCCGCCGCGTGCGGCCGCGCGCGCGCTGGAATCCGTCAATCGTTGGCTGTATGCCCAGGGTCGGACGGATCCCGAACTGCGTGATATGGGCGCCGCCTTTGCGGCATTGGTTCTGCGCGGCCGGCAGGCCTACCTGATCGCAGCCGGCGACGTGCGGCTATACCGGCTGCGCGGCGGGCACGTGCAGCAGATCGGCGAGGACCATGTGGTGCCGACACCGCAAGGCTGGCTACTGGCGCGCGCGGTGGGTTTGGAGCGCAGCCTGATCGTGGAGGCGATCGAAGTGGACGTGGAAGTGCATGATCGTTTTCTGCTGTGCAGCGACGGTGCCTACCGCGATCTGTCGGTATCGCGTCTGCGCAGCCTGCTGGCCGAAGCTGACCCGCAAGATGCCGCACGCAGCGTGGTAGCCAGCGCGGTTCTGGCCGGCAGCCGTGACGACGCGAGCGCGGCGGTGATCGACGTACTTGGTTTGCCGGAACTCGATGTTCGCTATCTCGAACGTCTGATCGGCAGTCTGCCGATCGAATCCGCGCCAGCCGCCGGCGCAACCGTCGACGGCTATAGCCTGCACAGCATACTGCACGAGGGGCCGTACAGCCGCGTGTTTCTCGCCACGGACGCGGCGGGTACGCGTTGCGTGGTGAAATTCCCGCTGCCGAATGCGGAGCGCGACGAAAACATCCGGCGCGCTTTTGTGCGCGAGGGCTGGATTGCCGCGCATTTGCGCACGCCGTGGAGCGTCGCGCCGTTGTGGGACGAAGCGGAGCGTCGCAGTCGGCTGTATCTGGTGTTGCCCTATCTGGAGGGGGAAAGCCTGGAGCAGCGCCTGCACCGGTCGGTGGGGCTGGCCGAGGGGTTGCGCATCGCCGGGCAGCTAGCGCGTGCAGTGGATGCGCTCAACCGGCATCAGGTCTATCACCGCGACATCAAGCCCGACAACGTGTACCTGACCGCAGGCGGTGAATTGCGCCTGCTCGATCTTGGCCTGGCACGACTGGCCGGCGTGCTCGATCCGGCGCCGGTCGACGTGCCCGGCACGCCGAGCTATATGGCGCCGGAGCTGGTGCGCGGCGCGCCGGGCGACGCGCGTTCGGAAGTTTTCGCCTACGCCGTCACGCTATATCGAATGTTTGCCGGCGGCGCGTTCCCCTATGCGCTGCGCGGCCGCGCCAATCTGCGCCGGCACCGGCCTGACCTGCCGCCAGCCTTCGACCGTATTTTCGCCAAAGCTCTGGCCGACGATCCCGAGCAGCGCTATCAGGATGTGCTGGAAATGGATTACGAGCTCGAATATGCCGCGGCACATGCACCTCGGACATCGTCTCGCGACGACCGCAGCCTGTACGCGCGCAATCCCGTGCTGGTGTGGCAGTTGCTCAGCGCCGCGCTCGCGGCAGCATTGCTGGGGATGCTGCTATGGCATTGA
- a CDS encoding APC family permease yields MTQLRRNLGLIEAVGLSLSIVAPTMAMAFNVTLAAGAAGTAAPLAFAVGTLAMAVVGLSFVAFARRVSHVGSAYAYITKAFGPRAGFVTGWALMLTYLAYGTGTAALVGNFFGAALENYHVLIPHLWLTAGVATVMLAMWLAYRDMQLAARLMLGLEIVSVCAILVLGVLVLHGVSASGGLSMAPFKPDAHFGWSGIGHAMVFAVLSFAGFEGAATLGEETGNPNRAIPLAVLGTVVLAGLFYVFASYVQVVGYGLGDMQALANASAPLNTLALKFASRDFATILDLAAGISAFACALGSLSAASRMLFALGRIGLAPAVCKAHPRYGTPGAAVLTMGALMIAGLVLWAPAVGAGDYYGDVGTIGTLALILVYMGVASAEAVEAVRTSRFMWALFGALGAAILLWPLYGSVYPVPVFPGNLWPYVVVAYLVLGVALILVRPAIGRAALAELQPR; encoded by the coding sequence ATGACGCAGTTACGACGTAATCTGGGTTTGATCGAAGCGGTCGGGCTGTCGCTGTCGATCGTGGCGCCGACCATGGCGATGGCTTTCAATGTAACGCTGGCGGCTGGCGCCGCAGGTACAGCGGCCCCGCTGGCCTTCGCCGTCGGCACGTTGGCGATGGCCGTTGTCGGGCTGTCTTTCGTGGCCTTTGCACGCCGCGTATCGCATGTCGGTTCGGCCTATGCCTACATCACCAAGGCGTTTGGCCCGCGCGCCGGGTTCGTGACCGGCTGGGCATTGATGCTCACCTATCTGGCCTATGGCACGGGTACTGCGGCGCTGGTGGGTAATTTTTTCGGTGCCGCGCTGGAGAACTATCATGTGTTAATTCCTCATCTGTGGCTGACAGCGGGCGTGGCGACTGTCATGCTGGCGATGTGGCTGGCCTATCGCGACATGCAGCTTGCAGCACGCCTGATGCTGGGGCTGGAAATCGTGTCTGTATGTGCGATTCTCGTGCTTGGCGTCCTGGTGCTACACGGGGTGAGCGCCAGCGGCGGACTGTCGATGGCGCCCTTCAAGCCGGATGCGCATTTCGGCTGGTCGGGCATTGGCCACGCCATGGTGTTCGCGGTGCTGTCTTTCGCCGGATTCGAAGGCGCCGCAACCCTGGGCGAGGAGACCGGCAATCCGAACCGGGCGATTCCGCTGGCCGTGCTCGGCACAGTGGTGCTGGCGGGTTTGTTCTACGTATTCGCTTCGTACGTGCAGGTGGTGGGCTACGGTCTGGGCGACATGCAGGCCCTGGCCAATGCGAGCGCACCACTGAACACGCTGGCTTTAAAGTTTGCTTCGCGTGATTTCGCCACGATCCTGGACCTCGCGGCAGGCATCTCCGCGTTCGCCTGCGCGCTGGGTAGTTTGAGCGCGGCATCCCGCATGCTCTTCGCGCTGGGCCGCATCGGACTGGCGCCAGCCGTCTGCAAAGCTCACCCGCGCTACGGCACACCCGGTGCCGCCGTGCTGACGATGGGTGCGCTGATGATCGCAGGTCTGGTGTTGTGGGCGCCTGCTGTCGGCGCCGGTGACTACTATGGCGATGTCGGTACCATCGGTACTTTGGCGTTGATTCTGGTCTATATGGGCGTGGCGTCTGCCGAAGCGGTCGAGGCCGTGCGGACAAGCCGGTTTATGTGGGCGCTGTTCGGCGCGCTTGGCGCCGCGATCCTGCTGTGGCCGCTGTACGGTTCCGTCTACCCGGTGCCGGTGTTTCCGGGCAATTTGTGGCCCTATGTTGTCGTCGCCTATCTGGTGTTGGGCGTCGCGTTGATTCTGGTGCGTCCGGCGATCGGCCGGGCGGCGCTCGCCGAACTTCAACCCAGATAA